A portion of the Calliphora vicina chromosome 5, idCalVici1.1, whole genome shotgun sequence genome contains these proteins:
- the LOC135959861 gene encoding golgin subfamily A member 2 — protein sequence MPEESKESKAKKLAAARKKLKEYQQRGSAPGTNAAGSYADSATNSGHVSSNISERSESELQLNGSCNDINNTDIVAELEQAAVVQKEELLQTENVNYFAMDPTPEPAEGIKAELSVKPDMFSEETFTEGTQNINAIQVLITEKSQLTMEVNKFRTLCREKDLEMEELRVQHNNATKRVEELTQRLLDIQKQQEQQRLHNAELQHKLAQARAVQEDHGNHINELQQQLTMRDERLKQLDADFKEKSNELEMSQLRIRQLSDENNITKDNRVETLTQTQFMYEQQIRDLQAMVQQLTQDKEQANTQYQTYVQQLNAQVQQLTERNTELMDESTKLQEREKQWLDHIQHMEKEIQKNISRQAEVKEEKEKESSSETNNEQLKTLQERLNEFEAERYEFQLKIKSQEDRLNSQQLEVKQKDIELEQLKEYLENITSEQPDKTKLLATMESDKVAASRALTQNVELKKQLDELELRFVQLTNDKADLMNRLDSEQYANREMHTNYASMEERLRTIDERFKFKDEEMIRLSHENEELKKKLENKIYYNEENERDDVEHHDHEHNHDHHDHHHDEHDECDHDHQQGHNEEHNHHHAHSEEHKHDHHEHDCHDHHEHDHHQHEPKHNENHSDDQESCQEATEDNITNYTQLQTPKTHKKPAKSPTSTTTTPRIATEEAVEKLQQRFTQLMTQCADLTDEKQRLEHLVMQLQSETETIGEYIALYQNQRRILKQREYEKAAQTAMLQAEREEMRERLTLLNNLVNSLGMEMPQNQHLKQQINEALAQNVAIDVTSQHNEAQELNNSADLASLKALDAPASVPAYQTPTKDLNSSESQQILHKIQDIITEIKENTKELPTITHSVDHLNCCSGKFEVV from the exons atgcccGAAGAATCAAAGGAAAGTAAAGCCAAGAAATTGGCAGCGGCTAGAAAAAAG TTAAAAGAATATCAACAACGTGGCTCAGCCCCTGGTACTAATGCAGCTGGCTCTTATGCCGATTCTGCTACCAATAGCGGTCATGTTAGCAGCAATATATCGGAAAGATCTGAATCAGAATTACAACTAAATGGTAGTTGTAACGATATAAATAACACGGATATTGTTGCTGAATTAGAACAAGCCGCAGTGGTGCAGAAAGAGGAGCTTTtacaaacagaaaatgttaattattttgCTATGGATCCTACACCAGAACCAGCTGAAGGCATTAAAGCAGAACTTAGTGTTAAGCCAGATATGTTCTCGGAGGAAACATTTACAGAGGGAACACAAAACATCAATGCCATACAAGTTTTAATTACGGAAAAATCCCAATTGACTATGGAAGTAAATAAATTTCGTACTTTGTGCCGTGAAAAAGACTTGGAAATGGAAGAACTAAGGGTCCAACATAATAATGCCACAAAACGTGTCGAGGAACTAACACAGCGTCTGCTggatatacaaaaacaacaagaacagCAAAGACTACACAATGCCGAGCTGCAGCATAAATTAGCTCAAGCTAGAGCTGTACAGGAGGATCACGGAAATCACATCAATGAGCTGCAGCAACAGTTAACTATGCGCGATGAGAGACTGAAACAATTGGATgcagattttaaagaaaaatccaATGAATTAGAGATGAGTCAATTACGCATACGGCAATTGTCCGATGAAAATAATATTACCAAAGATAATCGTGTCGAGACCTTGACCCAAACACAATTTATGTACGAACAACAAATTAGGGATCTACAGGCCATGGTGCAACAATTAACACAAGATAAAGAGCAGGCCAATACACAATATCAAACCTATGTCCAACAATTAAATGCCCAAGTCCAACAGTTGACCGAACGTAATACAGAGCTAATGGACGAGTCCACAAAATTGCAAGAAAGAGAAAAGCAATGGCTGGATCATATACAGCACATGGAGAAGgagatacaaaaaaatatcagcAGGCAGGCAGAAGTTAAAGAGGAAAAAGAAAAG GAATCTTCCTCAGAAACTAACAATGAACAATTGAAAACATTACAAGAACGTTTGAATGAATTCGAGGCGGAACGTTATGAATtccaattgaaaattaaatccCAAGAGGACCGTTTAAATTCACAGCAACTTGAAGTGAAACAAAAAGATATAGAATTGGAACAACTGAAAGAGTATTTGGAAAATATTACCTCCGAACAGCCGGATAAAACAAAACTATTGGCCACCATGGAATCGGATAAAGTGGCTGCCTCACGAGCTCTTACACAAAATgttgaattgaaaaaacaattGGATGAGCTGGAACTACGATTTGTACAATTGACCAACGATAAGGCGGATCTTATGAATCGTTTAGATTCCGAGCAATATGCCAATCGTGAAATGCACACAAATTATGCTTCAATGGAGGAGCGTCTAAGGACCATTGACGAACGTTTTAAGTTCAAAGATGAGGAAATGATACGTCTGTCGCATGAAAATGAAGAATTGAAAAAGAAATTGGAGAATAag atttattaTAACGAAGAAAACGAACGAGATGATGTAGAACATCATGATCATGAACACAATCACGACCATCATGATCATCATCATGACGAACATGATGAATGTGATCATGATCATCAGCAAGGTCACAATGAAGAGCATAATCATCATCATGCTCATAGTGAAGAGCATAAACATGATCACCATGAGCATGATTGTCATGATCACCATGAACACGATCATCATCAGCATGAACCAAAACACAATGAAAATCATTCAGATGATCAGGAATCTTGTCAAGAAGCTACTGAAGACAACATTACAAACTATACACAACTTCAAACACCTAAAACCCATAAAAAACCAGCAAAATCCCCAACTAGCACAACTACAACGCCACGTATTGCCACCGAAGAAGCTGTTGAAAAGTTACAGCAACGTTTTACCCAACTAATGACACAGTGTGCCGATCTAACCGATGAGAAACAGCGTCTCGAACATTTAGTCATGCAGTTGCAGTCGGAAACCGAAACTATAGGCGAATATATAGCCCTCTATCAGAACCAGAGACGTATTTTGAAACAGCGTGAATATGAGAAGGCGGCACAAACAGCCATGCTACAGGCTGAACGTGAAGAAATGCGCGAACGCTTAACATTGCTTAATAATCTAGTAAATAGTTTGGGCATGGAAATGCCACAAAATCAACACTTGAAACAACAAATTAACGAAGCCTTAGCACAAAATGTTGCCATAGATGTGACCAGTCAACACAATGAAGCCCAAGAGCTAAATAATAGTGCAGATTTAGCGAGTTTGAAAGCCTTGGATGCCCCTGCTAGTGTTCCTGCATATCAAACACCCACAAAAGATTTAAATTCTAGCGAATCTCAACAGATTCTACATAAAATACAAGATATTATAACGGAAATTAAGGAAAATACCAAAGAGTTGCCGACAATAACACATTCGGTGGATCATTTAAATTGCTGTTCGGGTAAATTTGAggtggtttaa
- the ptc gene encoding protein patched: MVVPTMDSLPRVPDTHGDVVDEKLFSDLYIRTSWVDAHVALDQIDKGKARGNRTAIYLRSVFQSHLECLGSTVQKHAGKVLFIAILVLSTFCVGLKSAQIHSKVHQLWIQEGGRLESELAYTQKTIGEAESSTHQLLIQTAHDPNASVLHPQALLSHLEVLKKASAVKIHMFDTDWSLRDMCNSPTTPSFEGPYFIEQIFKHLIPCSIITPLDCFWEGSQLLGPEFPVQIPGMDKRITWSTLNPSSLMQTMKKQMSDQKISFDFDTVEQYMKRAAITSGYTEKPCLNPKDPQCPETAPNKNSEQPLDVGAILTGGCYGFAAKYMHWPEELIVGGVQRNRTSHLRKAKGLQTVVQLMTEKEMYDLWTENYKVHHIGWSPEKAAEVLNAWQRNFSKEVENIMKNSRIAKNYDVYVFSSATLDDILEKFSNPKPLSIVIGVIATVVYAFCTLIRWRDPVKGQSSVGVAGVLLIGFSTAAGLGLCAILGIVFNAASTQVVPFLALGLGVDHIFMLTAAYAESNRKEQTKFILKKVGPSILFSACTTTGAFFAAVFIPVPALKVFCLQAAIVMCFNLAAALLVFPAMISLDLRRRTAGRADIFCCCFPIWKEKPVNQLPQMNNNAQRNSNRSRSSSSVLPKTCNNSRTSANVNPVLPQEEALLSCNSEKRLPAFTFSKFAVKYYTPFLMKSWVKFLVVMSFVGTVIFSLYCSTKLQDGLDLIDLVPKETNEYKFLNAQTSMFGFYSMYAVTQGNFEYPNNQRLLHEYHEAFVRVPHVIKNDNGGLPDFWLSLFRDWLRNLQRIFDREYKDGRINQEGWHANASSDAILAYKLLVQTGYVDNPIDKKLTTQHRLVDNEGIINPKAFYNYLSAWATNDVFAYGASQGKLHPEPRQYYHVPTEYDLKIPKSLPLVYAQLPFYLHGLTDTSEIKSLISHIRDLSVRFENRGLPNYPSGIPFIFWEQYMTLRSSLSLILCCCMVAAFILVSILLLSVWAAVLVVFSVLASLSQVFGAMTLLGIKLSALPAVILILSVGMIVCFTVHISLGFMTSVGNRERRVLLSMQVSLGPLTHGILTSTLAVFMLSTSPFEFVIRHFFWLLLVVLCVGAFNSLVVFPIILSIMGPEAELVPLEHPDRISTPSPQMSRSNKRANKTVIVHGSSRSSSRNCQKPHYHHKDVNINDPSLTTITEEPPSWKSSNSSIQMNNEWKNGVNNGVGGGHYGNNINYANNMNYHVHPPPNMQQQQQPPPPPPTSAQIHHPHHHHHHPHYNPMYATHPPPPPQYHQYHMNAGPSSQGNLNNQPPPHHPTNLNRDNSNDNKNMNNFPPELQSIVVQPEVTVETHHSDTNTTKVTATANIKVELVTPGRAMRSYNFTS; this comes from the exons atgGTTGTACCCACAATGGATAGTTTACCCCGAGTACCCGATACACATGGAGATGTGGtcgatgaaaaattattttccgaTTTATATATACGCACCTCATGGGTGGACGCCCATGTAGCACTCGATCAAATCGATAAG ggCAAAGCCCGTGGCAATCGCACCGCTATATATCTGCGCTCAGTATTTCAATCCCACCTCGAATGCTTAGGTAGTACAGTACAAAAACATGCCggcaaagttttatttatagcCATTCTAGTATTAAGTACATTTTGTGTTGGCCTCAAATCCGCCCAAATCCACTCCAAAGTCCATCAGCTGTGGATACAAGAAGGCGGTCGCCTCGAATCGGAGCTGGCGTATACACAAAAAACCATAGGAGAGGCTGAAAGTTCAACGCATCAGTTGCTAATACAAACGGCCCACGATCCAAATGCCTCAGTATTACACCCGCAAGCTTTACTCTCACACTTGGAGGTGTTGAAAAAGGCGAGTGCGGTTAAGATTCACATGTTCGACACCGACTGGAGTCTTAGAGATATGTGTAATTCCCCTACAACGCCCAGTTTTGAGGGTCCTTACTTTATagagcaaatatttaaacatttaataccCTGTTCGATAATTACGCCGTTGGATTGTTTTTGGGAGGGTAGCCAGCTATTGGGTCCGGAATTTCCAGTGCAAATACC TGGCATGGATAAACGCATCACCTGGAGTACACTAAATCCCTCTAGTCTTATGCAAACCATGAAAAAACAAATGAGCGATCAAAAAATCTCTTTTGACTTTGATACTGTGGAGCAGTATATGAAAAGAGCCGCCATAACATCGGGCTACACCGAGAAGCCCTGTTTAAATCCCAAAGATCCTCAATGTCCCGAAACGGCGCCCAATAAGAACAGTGAACAGCCCTTAGATGTGGGTGCCATATTAACCGGTGGCTGTTATGGTTTTGCAGCCAAATATATGCATTGGCCCGAGGAGCTTATAGTGGGTGGTGTACAACGTAATCGCACTAGCCATTTGCGCAAAGCCAAAGGTTTACAAACCGTTGTCCAGCTGATGACCGAAAAGGAAATGTATGATTTGTGGACGGAAAACTATAAGGTACATCATATTGGCTGGAGTCCCGAGAAGGCAGCCGAAGTGTTGAATGCTTGGCAAAGAAATTTCTCCAAGGAAGTAGAGAATATCATGAAAAATTCTCGCATAGCCAAGAACTATGATGTGTATGTGTTCTCCTCGGCCACTTTGGATGATATTTTGGAGAAATTCTCCAATCCCAAGCCCTTGAGTATAGTGATTGGTGTTATAGCCACGGTGGTATATGCCTTTTGTACTTTGATTAGATGGCGTGATCCGGTCAAGGGCCAGTCGAGTGTTGGTGTGGCCGGTGTATTGTTAATTGGTTTTTCCACGGCCGCTGGCCTGGGTTTGTGTGCCATTTTGGGCATTGTTTTCAATGCGGCCAGTACCCAAGTTGTTCCCTTTTTGGCTTTAGGTTTGGGTGTAGATCACATCTTTATGCTGACGGCCGCCTATGCGGAAAGCAATCGCAAGGAGCAGacgaaatttatattgaaaaaagttgGTCCCAGCATTTTGTTTAGTGCCTGCACTACAACGGGTGCATTTTTTGCCGCTGTCTTTATACCAGTGCCAGCCTTAAAGGTGTTTTGTCTACAAGCCGCCATCGTAATGTGTTTTAATTTGGCTGCAGCTCTTCTAGTGTTTCCCGCCATGATTTCTTTGGATTTGAGAAGAAGAACAGCGGGCAGAGctgatatattttgttgttgctttccCATATGGaaagaaaaaccggttaaccagcTGCCTCAAATGAACAATAATGCCCAGAGAAATAGCAATCGTTCCAGAAGCTCCTCCTCAGTATTACCTAAAACCTGTAATAATTCCAGAACATCAGCAAATGTAAATCCAGTACTGCCCCAAGAAGAAGCTTTATTATCCTGTAATAGTGAAAAACGTTTGCCCGCCTTTACCTTCTCCAAATTTGCTGTCAAATATTACACACCCTTCTTGATGAAGAGCTGGGTTAAGTTCCTAGTGGTCATGTCATTTGTGGGCACTGTTATATTCAGCTTGTATTGTTCCACAAAACTACAAGATGGTTTGGATTTGATTGATTTGGTGCCCAAAGAAACCAACGAATACAAGTTTCTAAATGCCCAAACATCCATGTTTGGCTTCTACAGCATGTATGCCGTGACTCAGGGTAATTTTGAGTATCCCAACAATCAACGTTTGCTGCACGAATACCATGAGGCTTTTGTGCGCGTGCCGCATGTGATTAAAAATGACAATGGTGGCTTGCCGGACTTTTGGTTGTCTTTGTTCCGTGATTGGCTAAGGAATCTGCAAAGAATATTCGATCGTGAGTACAAAGATGGTCGCATAAATCAAGAGGGTTGGCATGCGAATGCCTCTAGTGATGCTATATTGGCGTATAAGCTGCTGGTGCAAACCGGTTATGTGGACAATCCAATTGATAAGAAGCTGACAACACAACATCGTTTGGTGGACAATGAGGGCATTATCAATCCGAAAGCTTTCTACAATTATCTATCGGCCTGGGCCACAAATGATGTGTTTGCTTATGGAGCTTCTCAG gGTAAATTACATCCCGAACCTAGACAGTATTATCATGTACCCACCGAATACGATTTGAAAATACCCAAATCGTTGCCTTTGGTTTATGCTCAGCTGCCTTTCTATCTGCATGGCTTGACAGACACCTCGGaaattaagtcattaataagcCATATTAGAGATTTAAGTGTGCGTTTTGAAAACAGAGGTCTACCCAACTATCCTTCAG GCATTCCTTTTATATTTTGGGAACAATATATGACTCTGAGATCTTCTTTGTCTTTGATTTTATGCTGTTGTATGGTGGCCGCTTTCATTTTGGTTTCCATTTTACTGCTGTCTGTTTGGGCAGCAGTTTTGGTGGTATTCAGTGTTTTGGCTTCGTTGTCGCAAGTTTTTGGCGCCATGACTTTGTTGGGCATTAAATTGTCGGCATTGCCCGCTGTAATTCTTATACTCAGTGTGGGCATGATTGTGTGTTTTACGGTGCATATTTCACTG GGTTTCATGACATCTGTGGGTAATCGAGAACGCCGAGTTTTGCTGTCCATGCAGGTTTCTTTGGGCCCCTTAACTCATGGCATTTTAACCTCTACCTTGGCAGTTTTTATGTTGTCTACCTCACCCTTTGAATTTGTCATTAGGCATTTCTTTTGGCTGCTGTTGGTAGTGCTGTGTGTGGGAGCCTTTAACAGTCTAGTGGTATTTCCCATTATACTGAGTATTATGGGACCCGAGGCCGAGCTAGTGCCTCTCGAACATCCAGATCGCATATCAACTCCCTCACCACAAATGTCACGCAGCAATAAACGTGCAAATAAAACCGTTATCGTGCATGGCTCATCACGTTCATCGTCACGTAATTGCCAGAAACCACACTATCATCATAAGGATGTAAATATCAATGATCCCTCGTTGACAACAATAACTGAAGAGCCACCATCCTGGAAATCTTCCAACTCTTCGATACAAATGAATAATGAATGgaaaaatggtgtgaataatgGAGTAGGAGGCGGACATTATGgcaataatattaattatgccAATAACATGAATTATCATGTTCATCCACCACCTAAtatgcagcagcagcaacaaccacCACCACCGCCACCAACATCCGCACAAATACATCATCcccatcaccatcatcatcatcctcacTACAATCCCATGTATGCCACACATCCCCCACCACCACCACAATACCATCAATATCACATGAATGCGGGACCCTCCTCGCAGGGCAACTTAAATAACCAACCACCACCCCATCATCCAACGAATTTAAATCGTGACAATAGCAATGACAACAAGAACATGAATAACTTTCCACCCGAACTGCAAAGTATTGTTGTACAACCGGAAGTTACGGTCGAAACGCATCATTCAGACACCAATACCACTAAAGTAACGGCCACAGCCAATATTAAGGTGGAATTGGTAACGCCGGGCCGGGCGATGAGAAGTTATAATTTCACTTCATAG